GACGAACGACTTGAAGATGGCGGCCATGGTACCCGAGTGGGAATCGAGCGGCTCGTCGGGGTTCATATGGCCCAGACGGATGGTGACGTCCGCCGCCATGGCGCCCGAAGACACCAGGGCAACGGTGGCGGCTCCCGCCAGGAGTCGCAGATGTTTGAGGTATGTCATTCCAATGCTCCCTTTTTTATAGACTGCGAACACGAAAAAACGTCTCAGAAGCCGAGCGCACGCGGCACGCTGAGCGTCACCGCCGGCCAATAGGCCACCAAGAGGAGAACGGTCACTTCGGCCAGGATGAAGGGCCACAGCGAGCGCGTGATGTTTTCGATCTTCTCCTTGCACACCGAGGCCAGGACGAACAGGCAGGCCCCCACCGGCGGCGTCATCAGCGAGATGTTCAGCGCCAGCACGATGACGATACCGGCGTGGATGGGGTCCATGCCGATGGCCAGCGTCAGCGGCCCCAGCACGGGGGCCATGATGATCAGCGTGGCGTTGATGTCCATGAAGAGGCCGATGAACAGCAGCAGCACCACGATCATGCCGATGATGACGGCGGGATTGCTGGAAATGCTGAGGAAGCCCTTGGCGATCAGCTGCGGGATCTGGTTGTAGGTCATCCACCAGCCGAGGATGGTGGCCGAGGCGATGATGACGAAGATGACGCCGGTGATCATCGTCGTGCGGACCAGCGTGTGGTAGAGGTCCGGCCAGCTCAGCTTGCGATAGACCGCGGCGCCGAGGAAGAGGGCGTAGGCGACCGCGATGGCCGCCGCCTCGGTGGGCGTCGCCCAGCCGCCCAGGATGGAGCCCAGGATGAACACCGGCAGCAGCAGCGCCAGGAAGCTGCCGCGGAACGTCGTGGCGATCAGGCGCAGGCTCGGCCGGCGGTCGGACTTGGGCAGGTTCCAGCGCTTGCCGAAGATGGCGATCATGCCCATGCAGGCGGCGCCGATGAGCAGGCCGGGCAGGATGCCGGCGGCGAACATGCCGGCGATCGACACCCCCATGATCGAGCCGTAGATGATCATCAGGGTGGAGGGCGGGATGGTCGGCCCGATGATCGAGCCGGCGGCCACCACCGCGCAGGAAAAGGGCTTGGTGTAGCCCGACTTGACCATGGCCGGCACCAGGGTGTTGCCGAAGGCCGCCGCCTCGGCGGTGGCCGCCCCGGTGATGCCGGCGAACATGATGGAGGCGGCGAAGTTGGTGTGGGCCATGCCGCCGCGCAGCCAGCCCACCAGCGAATCGGCGAACTTGACGATCTGGTCGGTGATGCCGGTCTTGTTCATGATCTCGCCGGCCAGAATGAAGAACGGCATGGCGAGGAAGGGGAAGAGATCGAGGCCGGCGAAGAAGCGGTCCGGAACCATGGTCAGGAAGCGGCCGCCGCCCATGTCGAGGATGCCGACCACGCCGGCGACGCCGAGGATGAAACCGACCGGCATGCCCAGCGCCAGGAGGCCGAAAAAGATGACACCAACAAGAATCATGTCAAACCTCCTGCGCCGGCTTGTCGGTAGCCGCCGGCGCCAGCATGATGAAATCGCGAACCGAGACCAAGGCGAGTTGGACGCAGGCCATGGCCGCGGACAGCGGAATGCCGATGTTGGGATAGCCCTTCGGCATCTCGTAGATCATGGTGAAGCGGGTCATGCCGCGCTCCACGAAGCCGAGCCCGTAGTAGAAGATCAACGCGAAAAACGCGAAGGCCAGGAGGTCGAAGATCAACGCCAGCCATCGCCGGTAGCGCGGCGGAAACTTCTCGAAAACAAACAGCACGCCGATGTGTTCGCGATGCGCGATGCCCGACGACACCGCCAGCAGCGCCATCCAGATCATCAGGTAGCGGGCCAATTCCTCGGTCCAGGTCGCCTGGACGGTGATGTCCGGAAAGAGCGATCCCATCACCGGGACGAGGTAGCGCACCAAGACGCCCAGCCACACGTCGAGCACCAGGATGACCATCAGGAGCACGCAAAAGCGTTCGACGAACCAGTTGACCCGCATGCTCAGGCCATGCGCCGATTGTGCCACGTTGTTCATGTTGTTACCCGTGTCCCCCGTGCGTAAGAATTGGTCAGAATGAAAGGAAATCCCCGCCCTGCCAAGGCTATGTTGATTTTTTCAGCCGTTCGGCCGCCGACGGTGGCGCAACGGCGCTTTCCTGCCACTTTGCCCGTCATTGGATGCGGGCACATGCCCAAGAAAGCGGCCCGTCGCACCGACCCCGCCGGCACGCACGGGCGAAACACCTCGACTCGGGGGCCGAGATTGCTGTCGTCCATCGGCGTGCCTTTCTTTCGTTGCGTCCCAGCCGCCGGCTTCACACCGGATGATGTTCCCGCCAATGGCGGGCGATGTCGACGCGTCGCGCCACCCACACCTTGTCGTGCGAAAGCACGTAATCGACAAACCTTTTCAGCGCCTGGAAGCGCGCCGGCTTGCCGATCAGCCGGCAATGCATGCCGACCGACATCATGCGCGGCCGCTCGGCGCCCTCCTCGTAAAGGGTGTCGAAGGCGTCCTTCATGTAGGTGAAGTACTGATCGCCGCTGTTGAACCCCTGGATCGCCGCGAACTTCATGTCGTTGGTGTCCAGCGTGTAGGGTACCACCAGGTGCGGCTTGTCCACCACCCGGCTCCAGAACGGCAGGTCGTCGGAATAGTCGTCGGCGTCATAGAGGAAGCCGCCCTCCTCGGCCACCAGCGCGCGGGTGTTCTCGCTGGTCCGCCCGGTGTACCAGCCGAGCGGGCGGGAGCCGGTGATGCGCTTCTGGATCTCGATGGCGAGGCGCATGTGCTCGCGCTCCTCTTCGATCGGCATGCCGTGATAGTTGATCCAGCGGTAGCCGTGCGAGCAGATCTCGTGGCCGTCCTTCGTGACGACCTCGGCGACCAGCGGGTTGCGCTCCAGCGCCATGGCGATGCCGAAGACGGTGATCGGCAGCCGCCGTTCGCGGAACAGCTTCAGCACCCGCCAGACGCCAGCCCGGCTGCCATATTCGTAGAGCGATTCCATGCTCATGTGGCGGGCGCCGACGAACGGCACCGCGCCGACCATTTCCGACAGGAAGGTTTCCGAGGCGGCATCGCCATGCAGCACGCAGTTCTCGCCGCCCTCTTCGTAGTTGAGCACGAACTGCACCGCGATGCGGGCGCCGCCCGGCCATTTCGCATGCGGCACATCGGGGCCGTAACCGGTCATGTCGCGCGGGTAGTCGGTCTTCATGGTGGTCATTTCCAATGCCTTTCTTCTTGCTTCTTGCGCGGGCGCCCCACGCCCGCTCCGCCTGGCGAGATCGTTCCTCGGGGTATCCCCGGCCCCAGGCCCGGCCGGCCCGAAAAAGGTCCGGCGCGCGGGAGGTTTCCCGCGCGCCGGTTCCCTTGGGTCGTCAGTCGTCCGCCGCGGCGCTGGCCGCCAGCGGGCTGGTGGCCATCAGGCCATAGTAGAACAGGCCGCCCAGGCACGCCCCGATCACCCAGCCGTAGCCGGACAGGGCTTCCAGAGCCGGCACCCACACCGAGGAGATCGAGAAGAGTGCGGCCGCCCCGAAGGCGATCAGCGCCCGCTGGTTCCAGCCGTTGACGTAGTAGTACTTGCTGCCCGGTTCGGAGGAAAACAGCTGCTGGATGTCCAGCTTCTGCTTCTTCACCAGGTAGTAGTCGACGATCATGATCCCGTAGACCGGGGCCAGGATGGCGCCCAGGGTATTGACGAAGCCGGCGATGCCGATGTTGCTGATCACCGAGACCCACAAGGCGCCGACGAAGAAGGCGGCGATGGAGGTGATCAGCCCGCCGATCTTGAAGTTGATCTTGCTGGGGATCAGGTTGGCGAGGTCGTAAGCCGGCGGCACGAAGTTGGCCACCACGTTGATGCCGACCGTCGCCGCGAAGAAGGTGATGGCGGCAATCACGGTGAGCCCCAGGTTGTCGACACGGGCCACGATGTCGGCCGGGTTGGTCAGCCGTTCGCCGAACAGCACGACGGTGCCGGCGGTGACGAACAGCGCGATGAACGAGAAGAAGGCGACGTTGAGCGGCAGCCCCAGCAGGTTGCCGATTTTCATTTCCCGTTCGCTGCGCACGAAGCGCGAGAAGTCGCCGTAGTTGATGACCACGGCGGCGAAGTAGGCGACCATCGTGCCGGTGATGCCGAGGAAGGCCGCGACCGGGCCGCCGGCGTAGGTGCCGGTGCCGCTGAAGATCTTGCCGACTTCGGACATCAGGCCGCCACCCGCCTTGACCCAGATGATCCCCATGAGGACGAGCATCACCACGTAGACGAAGGGACCGGCCCAGTTGAGGAAATGGCGGATCCATTCGATGCCCCGCCAGAACATGTAGAGCTGGAACAGCCACACGACCACGAACGAGAACCAGCCGATGGCGGTCATGCCGAGGAATTCGGCCCCGCCGGCGCTGCCCGTCAGCGCGTTGATCAGAAGGGTCAACGCGGTGGAGGCGAAGTAGGTCTGCACGCCGTACCAGAAGATGGCGACGACGGCCCGGACCATAGCCGGGAAGTTGGCACCGCGCACACCCATGCTGACGCGGGCCATCACCGGGTAGGGGATGCCGTAACGCACGCTGGGCTGCCCCGAGAGGTTGACCAGCACCATGATGATGAAGCCGGCCAGGATGATCGCCGCCATCACCGCCCAACCGTTGAGGCCGTAGGTGATGAACAGCGAAGCGGCCAGCGTGTAGCCGAAAAGGCTTTGGATGTCGTTCGACCACACATTGAAGATTTCAAACCAGCCCCACGTCCGCTTTGCATGCGGAATGGGCGCCAAATCCTCGTTGTACAGGGTTGGGTCGATCTTTTTGATTCCGAGATCGCGGGTATCCATGGTTCCCCCTATTCTTTACCTGTTGTTTTGTCTTGCACGTTCACACCATATCACTTGCTGAGACTTTATCGGCCGTTCAGCCGATAAAACGGTTCCGTCATCTCCAGATGCTCCAGCATGGCGTTGTGCCAGCGCTGGTGATGGGTCATCAGCCGGCGGATGGGTTCCTGGCGGGCCCGCTGCGCTTCGGAAACGCCACGCCCGCAGAAGGCGCGCACCTCGGCGAAAAGGGCCTCGACATCATAGCCGACGAAGCGGCCGTCCTCGACCACCACTTGGCCGCCGACCACGACGGTATGGACATGCGATCCCTTGGCCCTGAGGACCAGGGTCTCCAGCAAATCGGCATCGGGGCTGGTCCACGGAGCGTCGAAGACGGGTCCGGCATCGACAAAGATGAGGTCGGCAAGCCGCCCCGCCGCCAGGGTGCCCAGGCGGCCTTCGAAGCCGATGACGCGGGCCGCGTTGACCGTCGCCATGCGCAGCACCTGGGCGCCGGTCATGGCCGGCGTCCGTTCGAGATCGAACCCCGGGATGCGATGCAGCTGATGGATCAGCCGCATTTCCATGAAGGGGTCCTCGTCGTCGTTGATGCTTTTGTCGTCGATCCCCATCGCCACGTTGACGCCGGCCCGCAGCAGCTCGTAGACCGGCGAGATGCCGTTGCGGACGTGCAGGTTGCAGCTGGCGTGGTGGGTGATCGAGGCGCCGCGGGCGGCGAGAAGCGCAATGTCGTCGGCCGAAATCCAGACCATGTGGCCGAAAACGGCGTTCGGCGCCACCAGGCCCATGTCGTCGAGAACGGCCAGAAGAGAGCGGCCGTACTTCTTGAAGCCGTAGGCGCGCTGATGCGGCGTCTGCAAGGTGTGGATGTGGATGGGAAGCCCGCCCAGCGCGGCCGCGCGGTCTCGAATGCGGCCCATCAGCCGGTCGGTGCCGCCGTGCGCCCAGCTCGGCCCCAGCAGGATGCGCATATCCGGCCCGTCGTACTTGGCATGGAGATGCTCGAAGACCTCGAAGAAACGGGCCTCGTCCTCGTCCGGATCGTACTCGGTGAACGGCCGGGCCAGCGCCCGCAGGTCGGGCGGCAGGGTTTCGAGAAACGCCTTCTCGTCGCAGGCGAAGCGGTTGACGTTGCGGATGGCCGGCGAATAGGCCAACCGAATCCCGGTTTCCTTGTAGGCCCCGATGGCCCTTTCGGCGTTGCCGACGGCGTCGGGCCCGAGATCGTCCCAGCCGGTGTGATGGAGGGCCGTGCAGCCGTTGGCAAGGTGGCGCACCGCCGTCAGCGCGGCGCCGAGATCGGCGGGCAGCGAAACGCGCCACGGTTCGTCGAGCAGCATGTTCTCCAGGAAGTCGTAGCCGACCCCGGCCTGGATGCGGGTGATGCCATAGCCGTGGGTGTGGGCGTCGATCAGTCCCGGCATCACGATCTGGCGGCCATCGCCGACGATCGTCGCGTTCGGGAAGCGGCGGCGCAGGGCGTCGAAGGGGCCGGTCTCGCGCACCGTATCGCCGGCGACGGCGACGGCGCCGTCGTCGATCCACCGGCCGGTCCCGTCCTCTGCGTCGATCAGGACATGGCGGCCGCGGAACAGCGTGACGGTGGCGTTTTCCGGCATGGCGCTTTTCACTCTCTCACCGGCGCACCTGCGTCATGATGTCTTCTCCTTGGCCCGCGGCGCCGCGTAGGCGCCGACCTTGCTGGTCCTGAGCCCGGCGCCGAGGAGCGCTTCTACCATCTTCACGGCGACGGCGACGCCATCGATGACGGGAATCTTCGTCTCGGCGCTAAGCCAGGCGGTGAGGTCGGTCATGCCGGCGCAGCCCAAAACGACGGCCTCGCAGCGGTCCTCGCGCACGGCGCGAAGGATCTCGTCGCGGATGATTTCGCGGGCCCGGCCGCCCTTCTCTTCCAGCGCCAGCACCGGCAGGTCGGAGGCCCTGACCTTCCGGCAGCGCCGCTCCATGCCGTACTTGACCGCCAGGTCCTCGATGATGGGGACCGAGCGCGACAGCGTGGTGACCACCGAGAAGCTGGAGGAGATCATCGAGGCCGCGTGCATGGCCGCCTCGCAGATGCCGAGCACCGGGCCGCCGGCCACCTCGCGGCAGGCGTCGAGGCCGGTGTCGTCGAAGCAGGCGACGACATAGCCGTCGCACCCTTCCGCCTCGCCCTTGCGGATCTCGGCCAGCAGGCCCGGCACCGCCAGGGCGCCGTCGGTGTGGCCCTCGATGCTGGCCGGGCTGTCGGTGGGGTTGGTGGCGACGATTTCGGTCCCCGGCGCCGCCAGCACCTCGGCGCAGCGCCGGATCTTGTCGGTCATCGAGGCGGTGGAGTTGGGGTTGACGATCTTGATCTTCATGGACGTTGTCTCCGCGCTCCTAGAGTTCGCCGCCCAGGTAGAGCTTCTGGATGCGGGGGTCGCGGCGCAGCTCGGCCGAGATCCCCTCGATGGCGATCTCGCCGGTCGAGAAGGCGTAGGCGCGGTGCGAGATGGCCAGCGCCATGCGCGAGTTCTGCTCGACGAGGATCACCGAGACGTTGCTGTCGCGGTTGATGGCGACGATCGAGCGGGCGATGTCCTGGACCAGCTTGGGCGCGATGCCGAGCGACGGCTCGTCGAGCAGCAGCAGGCGCGGCGCGGCCATCAGGGCCCGCCCGATCACCAGCATCTGCTGCTCGCCGCCGCTGAGCGTGCCGGCGGCCTGGGAATAGCGCTCCTTGAGCCGCGGGAAGCGGGCCAGCACGCCTTCGAGGTCGGCGGCGATGGCCTTCTTGTCGCTGCGGGTGAAGGCACCCATCAGCAGGTTGTCCTTGACCGACATGAGGGGAAAGACGCGCCGCCCCTCGGGGACCATGGCCACGCCCTTGCGCACGATCTGGTCGGGCGGCAGCGTATCCAGGCGGGTGCCGTCGAACCAGATTTCGCCTTCGGTGAGCTTCTTGAGGCCGGTGATGGCGCGCAGCGTCGACGACTTGCCGGCGCCGTTGGCGCCGATCAGCGCGATGGTCTCGCCCTCTTCCATGGAGATGGAGACGTTGCGGACGGCGCGGACCCGATCGTAGCTGAGGCTGATGTTCCTGACTTCGAAATACATGGCTCAGATCCCGATTTCTTGGTCTTCGCGCCCGAGATAGGCCTCGATCACCCGCTCGTTGCTTTGGATTTCCGCCGGCGTGCCCTCGGCGATCATCTGGCCGAAGTTGAGCACGACGATGCGGTCGCTGATCTTCATGACCGCCTTCATGTCGTGCTCGACCAGAAGGATGGTGATGCCGCGGTCGCGCACGCCGCGCACCATCTCGACCGCCTTCATGGTCTCGTCGTGGTTCATGCCGGCGAAGGGCTCGTCGAGCAGCAGGACCTGCGGCCTGGCGGCCAGGCCGATGGCAATGCCGAGCGCCCGCAGATAGCCGTGCGGCAGGTTGCGGGCCACCTCGTCCTGGACATGGCCGAGCCCGAGATAGTCGAGAATCTCGGCCGCCGACTCGTTGAAGTCGGCCTCGTCGCGCCGCGCCGTCAGCGTGCCGGCATAGTGGCCGAGCAGGCTGGCCTTGCTTTGCAGGTGATGGGCGACGACGACGTTCTGGCGGGCCGTCATGTCCTTGAAGATGGTGGTTTCCTGGAAGGTCCGCACGACGCCCTTGCGGGCGACGATGTGCGGCGCCAGGCCGGAGATGCGCTCGCCGTTGTAGAGGACCTCGCCGTGGGTCGGCCTCAGGAATGACGCGATCAGCTTGAACAGGGTGGATTTGCCGGCCCCGTTCGGCCCGATGACCGAGAGGATCTCCCGCTCCTCGACCCCGAAGGAGACGTCGCCGACCGCGGTCAGGCCGCCGAATTTCTTGGTCAGGCCCTTGATTTCCAGGAGCGCGGTCATTTGCTGGCCCCCCGCTTGTTGAACAGGGGAAGGCTGAGGATGCCGTTGGGCAGGAACACGATGAGCAGGATCAGGATCGTCGAGTAGATCAGCAGTTGGAACTTGCCGGTGGTGAACAGCAGATCCCAGCCGAAGTAGATCATGAGGGTGCCCAGCATCGGCCCGAAGACGTAGCCGAGGCCGCCCAGGAAGCAGTTGAGCATGAAGTCGACGGAGTCCTTCACCGGGAAGCTGGCCGGATAGATGGACCGCGAAATGGCGACGAAGATGGCGCCCGAGATGCCGCCGAGGAACGACGAGGTGGCGAAGGCGACGACCCGCAGATAGGCGATGTTGACGCCGATGGAAGAGGCCAGTTCCTCGTTCTGCTGCAGCGAACGGCAGAGATGGCCGACCCGCGAATTCACCAGCCGGTAGAGGCCGGCGAAGCTGAACACCATCAGAACGGTCGCCAGGTAGTAGAAGGCCAGCTTGACGTTGCCGATGGTCGAGAAGTCGGGGATGATCGTCAGCCCGAAAAGGGAAAGCTCGCCCGGCAGCGGAATCGACGAGATGCCGCGGGCGCCGTTGGTGATCGGCAGCGCCAGGGCGGTGAGCCGGGCGACCTCGGTCAGGACCAGGGTGATCATCGCGAAGTAGACGCCCCTGAGGCGCAGGATGGGCAGGCCGATCAGCACGGCAAGCGCGGCGCAGAACAACCCGGAAAGCGGCAGGGTCAGCCAGAACGAGACGTCGTACTTGCTGATCAGGATGGCCGAGACATAGCCTCCGGCCAGGGCGAAGGCCCCCTGGCCGATGTTGATGCGGCCGATGTAGAAGGTCAGCCAGACGCCGCCGCTGGCGATGGAGAGCAGCGCCACCGAGGTGAGGGTGTAATAGAAATCCCAGCGGCCGGAGACATGGATCAGCCAGGGGACGACCGCGAACACGGTCAGCAGGAACGCCCCCACGACCACAAGTTGGTTTCTTGTTATCATCTTTCGATCAACCCCAGGGTTTGCCCATCAGCCCTTGCGGGCGGATGGCCAGGAACACCATCAAGGAGGCGAAAATCGCGAGGT
The window above is part of the Shumkonia mesophila genome. Proteins encoded here:
- a CDS encoding amidohydrolase family protein; amino-acid sequence: MPENATVTLFRGRHVLIDAEDGTGRWIDDGAVAVAGDTVRETGPFDALRRRFPNATIVGDGRQIVMPGLIDAHTHGYGITRIQAGVGYDFLENMLLDEPWRVSLPADLGAALTAVRHLANGCTALHHTGWDDLGPDAVGNAERAIGAYKETGIRLAYSPAIRNVNRFACDEKAFLETLPPDLRALARPFTEYDPDEDEARFFEVFEHLHAKYDGPDMRILLGPSWAHGGTDRLMGRIRDRAAALGGLPIHIHTLQTPHQRAYGFKKYGRSLLAVLDDMGLVAPNAVFGHMVWISADDIALLAARGASITHHASCNLHVRNGISPVYELLRAGVNVAMGIDDKSINDDEDPFMEMRLIHQLHRIPGFDLERTPAMTGAQVLRMATVNAARVIGFEGRLGTLAAGRLADLIFVDAGPVFDAPWTSPDADLLETLVLRAKGSHVHTVVVGGQVVVEDGRFVGYDVEALFAEVRAFCGRGVSEAQRARQEPIRRLMTHHQRWHNAMLEHLEMTEPFYRLNGR
- a CDS encoding ABC transporter ATP-binding protein, with protein sequence MYFEVRNISLSYDRVRAVRNVSISMEEGETIALIGANGAGKSSTLRAITGLKKLTEGEIWFDGTRLDTLPPDQIVRKGVAMVPEGRRVFPLMSVKDNLLMGAFTRSDKKAIAADLEGVLARFPRLKERYSQAAGTLSGGEQQMLVIGRALMAAPRLLLLDEPSLGIAPKLVQDIARSIVAINRDSNVSVILVEQNSRMALAISHRAYAFSTGEIAIEGISAELRRDPRIQKLYLGGEL
- a CDS encoding branched-chain amino acid ABC transporter permease: MITRNQLVVVGAFLLTVFAVVPWLIHVSGRWDFYYTLTSVALLSIASGGVWLTFYIGRINIGQGAFALAGGYVSAILISKYDVSFWLTLPLSGLFCAALAVLIGLPILRLRGVYFAMITLVLTEVARLTALALPITNGARGISSIPLPGELSLFGLTIIPDFSTIGNVKLAFYYLATVLMVFSFAGLYRLVNSRVGHLCRSLQQNEELASSIGVNIAYLRVVAFATSSFLGGISGAIFVAISRSIYPASFPVKDSVDFMLNCFLGGLGYVFGPMLGTLMIYFGWDLLFTTGKFQLLIYSTILILLIVFLPNGILSLPLFNKRGASK
- a CDS encoding ABC transporter ATP-binding protein, encoding MTALLEIKGLTKKFGGLTAVGDVSFGVEEREILSVIGPNGAGKSTLFKLIASFLRPTHGEVLYNGERISGLAPHIVARKGVVRTFQETTIFKDMTARQNVVVAHHLQSKASLLGHYAGTLTARRDEADFNESAAEILDYLGLGHVQDEVARNLPHGYLRALGIAIGLAARPQVLLLDEPFAGMNHDETMKAVEMVRGVRDRGITILLVEHDMKAVMKISDRIVVLNFGQMIAEGTPAEIQSNERVIEAYLGREDQEIGI
- a CDS encoding TRAP transporter small permease, which encodes MNNVAQSAHGLSMRVNWFVERFCVLLMVILVLDVWLGVLVRYLVPVMGSLFPDITVQATWTEELARYLMIWMALLAVSSGIAHREHIGVLFVFEKFPPRYRRWLALIFDLLAFAFFALIFYYGLGFVERGMTRFTMIYEMPKGYPNIGIPLSAAMACVQLALVSVRDFIMLAPAATDKPAQEV
- a CDS encoding NCS1 family nucleobase:cation symporter-1, with translation MDTRDLGIKKIDPTLYNEDLAPIPHAKRTWGWFEIFNVWSNDIQSLFGYTLAASLFITYGLNGWAVMAAIILAGFIIMVLVNLSGQPSVRYGIPYPVMARVSMGVRGANFPAMVRAVVAIFWYGVQTYFASTALTLLINALTGSAGGAEFLGMTAIGWFSFVVVWLFQLYMFWRGIEWIRHFLNWAGPFVYVVMLVLMGIIWVKAGGGLMSEVGKIFSGTGTYAGGPVAAFLGITGTMVAYFAAVVINYGDFSRFVRSEREMKIGNLLGLPLNVAFFSFIALFVTAGTVVLFGERLTNPADIVARVDNLGLTVIAAITFFAATVGINVVANFVPPAYDLANLIPSKINFKIGGLITSIAAFFVGALWVSVISNIGIAGFVNTLGAILAPVYGIMIVDYYLVKKQKLDIQQLFSSEPGSKYYYVNGWNQRALIAFGAAALFSISSVWVPALEALSGYGWVIGACLGGLFYYGLMATSPLAASAAADD
- a CDS encoding TRAP transporter large permease, yielding MILVGVIFFGLLALGMPVGFILGVAGVVGILDMGGGRFLTMVPDRFFAGLDLFPFLAMPFFILAGEIMNKTGITDQIVKFADSLVGWLRGGMAHTNFAASIMFAGITGAATAEAAAFGNTLVPAMVKSGYTKPFSCAVVAAGSIIGPTIPPSTLMIIYGSIMGVSIAGMFAAGILPGLLIGAACMGMIAIFGKRWNLPKSDRRPSLRLIATTFRGSFLALLLPVFILGSILGGWATPTEAAAIAVAYALFLGAAVYRKLSWPDLYHTLVRTTMITGVIFVIIASATILGWWMTYNQIPQLIAKGFLSISSNPAVIIGMIVVLLLFIGLFMDINATLIIMAPVLGPLTLAIGMDPIHAGIVIVLALNISLMTPPVGACLFVLASVCKEKIENITRSLWPFILAEVTVLLLVAYWPAVTLSVPRALGF
- a CDS encoding aspartate/glutamate racemase family protein is translated as MKIKIVNPNSTASMTDKIRRCAEVLAAPGTEIVATNPTDSPASIEGHTDGALAVPGLLAEIRKGEAEGCDGYVVACFDDTGLDACREVAGGPVLGICEAAMHAASMISSSFSVVTTLSRSVPIIEDLAVKYGMERRCRKVRASDLPVLALEEKGGRAREIIRDEILRAVREDRCEAVVLGCAGMTDLTAWLSAETKIPVIDGVAVAVKMVEALLGAGLRTSKVGAYAAPRAKEKTS
- the puuE gene encoding allantoinase PuuE; translated protein: MKTDYPRDMTGYGPDVPHAKWPGGARIAVQFVLNYEEGGENCVLHGDAASETFLSEMVGAVPFVGARHMSMESLYEYGSRAGVWRVLKLFRERRLPITVFGIAMALERNPLVAEVVTKDGHEICSHGYRWINYHGMPIEEEREHMRLAIEIQKRITGSRPLGWYTGRTSENTRALVAEEGGFLYDADDYSDDLPFWSRVVDKPHLVVPYTLDTNDMKFAAIQGFNSGDQYFTYMKDAFDTLYEEGAERPRMMSVGMHCRLIGKPARFQALKRFVDYVLSHDKVWVARRVDIARHWREHHPV